A single Brassica rapa cultivar Chiifu-401-42 chromosome A04, CAAS_Brap_v3.01, whole genome shotgun sequence DNA region contains:
- the LOC103864903 gene encoding WUSCHEL-related homeobox 3, producing the protein MSPVAATRWCPTPEQLMILEEMYRSGIRTPNAVQIQQITAHLAFYGRIEGKNVFYWFQNHKARDRQKLRKKLAKQLHQQQHHLQLQLQHIQPNPISQPLSNIIDPHNHYHHHYNHHRPYDHMSFACCSQPSPICLSHQAIGVEAQSKVLSEHYCNKSGREDMLMQKPITGQNTSYGRDWMMMMMDMGPRPSYPSSSSVPVPYCNMMMNSPKIPLKTLELFPISSINSKQDSSKL; encoded by the exons ATGAGTCCAGTGGCTGCAACGAGGTGGTGCCCGACGCCTGAGCAACTGATGATCTTGGAAGAGATGTACCGGAGCGGCATACGGACTCCTAATGCGGTGCAGATACAACAAATCACAGCTCATTTAGCTTTTTATGGACGTATCGAAGGCAAAAACGTCTTTTACTGGTTTCAGAACCATAAGGCGAGAGATAGACAGAAGCTGAGGAAGAAACTCGCTAAGCAACTTCACCAACAACAACATCATCTCCAACTCCAGCTCCAACACATCCAGCCCAACCCAATATCTCAACCACTTAGTAACATCATTGATCCTCATAATCATTACCATCACCATTATAATCATCATCGTCCTTATGATCATATGTCTTTCGCTTGCTGCTCTCAGCCTTCTCCCATTTGTCTTTCTCATCAG GCCATTGGAGTAGAAGCTCAAAGCAAAGTGCTGAGTGAACATTACTGCAACAAAAGTGGACGTGAGGATATGTTGATGCAAAAACCAATCACGGGTCAAAACACTTCGTACGGTCGAgattggatgatgatgatgatggataTGGGCCCACGACCATCATATCCCTCATCATCATCAGTACCCGTTCCATATTGCAACATGATGATGAACAGTCCAAAGATACCACTAAAAACCCTCGAACTCTTCCCAATCTCATCCATCAACTCCAAACAAGACAGTTCCAAactttaa
- the LOC103864904 gene encoding kinesin-like protein KIN-5A gives MDANNAKRGGGGSVKSPCQTPRSTDKSNRDLRSADGNSNSFNKSEKEKGVNIQVIVRCRPFNSEETRLQTPAVLTCNDRKKEVAVAQNIAGKQIDKTFLFDKVFGPTSQQKDLYHQAVSPIVFEVLDGYNCTIFAYGQTGTGKTYTMEGGARKKNGEIPSDAGVIPRAVKQIFDILEAQSAAEYSLKVSFLELYNEELTDLLAPEETKFADDKSKKPLALMEDGKGGVFVRGLEEEIVSTADEIYKVLEKGSAKRRTAETLLNKQSSRSHSIFSVTIHIKECTPEGEEIVKSGKLNLVDLAGSENISRSGAREGRAREAGEINKSLLTLGRVINALVEHSGHIPYRESKLTRLLRDSLGGKTKTCVIATVSPSVHCLEETLSTLDYAHRAKHIKNKPEVNQKMMKSAIMKDLYGEIERLKQEVYAAREKNGIYIPKERYTQEEAEKKAMAEKIEQMEVEGEAKDKQIIELQELYNAEQLVTAGLREKLDKTEKKLRETEQALLDLEEKHRQAVATIKEKEYLISNLLKSEKTLVDRAVELQAELENAASDVSNLFAKIERKDKIEDSNRSLIQEFQSQLLTQLEVLNSSVAGSVTQQEKQLQDMEKVMASFVSAKTEATETLRGSLAQLKERYNSGIKSLDDIAVTLDKDSQTTLNDLNSEVTKHSCALEDMFKGFTSEAHSLLEGLQSSLHNQEEKLSAFTQQQRDLHSRSIESAKSVSEVMLDFFKTLDTHACKLTKLAEDAQNVNEQKLSAFTKKFEESIANEEKQMLEKVAELLASSHARKKELVQIAVQDIREGSSSQTGALQQEMSAMQESASSVKVQWNAHMVQAESHHLDNISAVEVAKEDMHKTLLKCLEDSRTGTQQWKTAQKSLVDLEKRNVGNADALVRGAKENNEKLRAQLSSAVSNTLSEADSANRDILSSIDNSLQLDKDASADINSTIAPTYGSLKELRSHHDNNVVEIKQNTGKCLGREYKVDEATSSTPRKRQYNIPTVDSIEELKTPSFEELLKAFRDSSKSPKQMQQSNGEAKHVSNGGRPPLTAIN, from the exons ATGGATGCTAACAATGCgaaaagaggaggaggaggctccGTGAAGTCTCCATGTCAAACGCCACGTTCTACTGATAAGTCGAATCGAGATCTCAGATCAGCTGACGGAAACTCGAATTCGTTTAACAAGAGTGAGAAAGAGAAGGGTGTGAATATACAGGTTATTGTTCGTTGCAG ACCATTTAACTCGGAGGAGACGAGGTTACAAACGCCTGCGGTGCTTACCTGCAATGACCGGAAAAAGGAAGTGGCGGTGGCTCAGAATATTGCTGGGAAGCAGATTGATAAGACCTTCTTGTTTGACAAG GTTTTTGGCCCGACGTCGCAACAGAAGGACTTGTATCACCAAGCAGTTTCTCCCATAGTGTTTGAGGTGCTTGATGGGTATAACTGCACCATTTTCGCGTACGGGCAGACAGGGACTGGGAAGACATACACGATGGAAGGAGGAGCAAGAAAAAAG AACGGTGAAATCCCGAGTGATGCAGGTGTTATCCCTAGAGCGGTTAAGCAGATATTTGATATTCTGGAAGCACAGAGCGCTGCTGAATACAGTTTGAAAGTTTCGTTTCTTGAGCTCTACAATGAAGAACTTACGGACCTTTTGGCTCCGGAGGAAACAAAATTCGCAGATGACAAATCAAAGAAGCCTCTGGCCCTCATGGAAGATGGGAAAGGTGGCGTTTTTGTGCGAGGGTTGGAAGAAGAAATCGTGTCTACTGCTGATGAGATTTACAAAGTCTTGGAGAAAGGGTCGGCCAAGAGACGCACTGCAGAGACTCTTCTCAACAAGCAAAGTAGTAGATCTCATTCAATATTTTCTGTTACAATCCACATTAAGGAATGTACACCAGAGGGGGAAGAGATTGTCAAAAGTGGAAAGCTAAATCTTGTTGATCTTGCTGGTTCAGAGAATATTTCACGATCTGGTGCTCGAGAG GGCAGAGCCAGGGAAGCTGGAGAGATCAACAAAAGTTTGCTCACACTCGGACGTGTCATAAATGCGTTGGTTGAACACTCTGGTCATATTCCATATAG AGAAAGCAAGTTGACAAGATTATTGAGAGACTCTTTGGgaggaaaaacaaaaacatgcgTGATTGCTACAGTATCACCTTCTGTTCACTGCCTCGAAGAAACACTCAGCACCCTTGATTATGCACACCGTGCGAAACACATCAAAAATAAACCAGAG GTTAACCAGAAGATGATGAAATCAGCTATTATGAAAGATTTGTATGGAGAGATTGAACGTTTGAAGCAAG AGGTCTATGCCGCAAGGGAGAAAAATGGAATTTATATTCCAAAGGAGAGGTACACTCAAGAAGAAGCCGAGAAAAAG GCTATGGCTGAAAAGATAGAGCAAATGGAAGTTGAGGGTGAAGCTAAAGACAAG CAAATAATTGAGCTTCAAGAGTTGTACAATGCGGAACAGCTTGTAACTGCTGGACTAAGGGAGAAGCTTGATAAGACTGAG AAAAAGCTCCGGGAAACGGAACAAGCATTGTTAGATCTCGAAGAAAAACATAGACAGGCAGTTGCAACAatcaaggaaaaagagtacTTGATATCCAATCTCCTTAAATCAG AGAAAACACTTGTTGACCGTGCTGTCGAGCTTCAGGCAGAGTTGGAAAATGCCGCATCTGATGTTTCTAACTTGTTCGCCAAAATTG AGAGAAAGGAcaagattgaagacagcaataGATCGCTCATCCAGGAGTTTCAATCACAATTGCTAACGCAACTTGAAGTCTTGAACAGCAGTGTGGCAGGTTCAGTGACTCAGCAGGAAAAACAATTGCAAGACATGGAGAAAGTAATGGCATCTTTCGTGTCTGCAAAGACAGAG GCAACTGAAACTTTACGGGGAAGTTTAGCACAGTTGAAGGAAAGGTACAACTCAGGCATCAAGTCTTTAGATGATATAGCTGTGACTCTGGATAAAGACAGCCAAACGACTTTGAATGACTTGAACTCGGAAGTGACAAAACATTCTTGTGCGCTGGAAGAT ATGTTCAAAGGGTTTACATCAGAGGCTCACTCCCTACTCGAAGGGCTTCAAAGTAGCCTTCACAATCAAGAAGAGAAGCTCTCTGCATTCACACAGCAACAGCGCGATTTGCATTCCCGATCAATTGAGTCTGCTAAGTCCGTCTCCGAGGTGATGTTGGACTTCTTCAAGACTCTAGACACGCACGCATGTAAGCTAACAAAGCTAGCAGAAGACGCCCAAAACGTCAACGAGCAGAAACTATCAGCATTCACAAAGAAATTCGAG GAATCAATTGCAAATGAAGAGAAACAAATGCTTGAGAAAGTGGCAGAGTTACTAGCAAGCTCACACGCAAGGAAGAAAGAGTTGGTTCAGATAGCTGTGCAAGATATCCGCGAAGGATCATCTTCACAAACCGGTGCGTTGCAGCAAGAAATGTCTGCGATGCAAGAATCAGCTTCCTCCGTCAAAGTCCAGTGGAACGCTCACATGGTCCAAGCAGAGTCTCATCATCTCGATAACATCTCTGCAGTTGAGGTTGCAAAGGAAGATATGCACAAAACGCTTCTTAAATG CCTGGAAGATTCAAGAACTGGAACTCAACAATGGAAGACTGCTCAAAAATCATTGGTCGATCTAGAAAAGAGGAATGTTGGAAACGCAGATGCTCTTGTTCG AGGAGCCAAAGAAAACAATGAGAAACTACGAGCTCAGTTATCGTCTGCAGTCTCGAACACTCTAAGCGAAGCTGATTCTGCAAACAGAGATATCCTCTCATCTATTGACA ACTCGTTACAGCTTGATAAAGACGCTTCGGCTGATATTAATTCCACCATAGCTCCTACTTATGGAAGCTTGAAAGAATTAAGAAGTCACCATGACAACAATGTTGTCGAAATCAAACAGAACACAGGGAAATGTCTTGGTCGCGAATACAAG GTGGATGAAGCAACAAGCTCAACGCCGAGGAAGAGACAGTACAACATTCCAACGGTTGACTCGATTGAGGAACTTAAAACGCCATCGTTTGAGGAATTGTTGAAGGCTTTTCGTGATTCTTCCAAGTCGCCCAAACAAATGCAGCAATCTAACGGAGAAGCGAAACACGTTAGTAACGGTGGTCGACCTCCGTTAACGGCCATcaactga